In Nitrososphaerota archaeon, a single genomic region encodes these proteins:
- a CDS encoding polyprenol monophosphomannose synthase, with the protein MASPQGICVVVPTYNEKENVPKLVDEVRNCAIQGLSLLFVDDSSPDGTSELVRGISSREPWVRLLVRTEKRGIGSAYQDGFKEAISTLAPEIIVEMDADLQHPPSAIAELVKTVRGGADVAVGSRYIAGGSVSGWNFWRRVVSKGANGYARTLLGLPVRDSTSGFRAYGAKAAAEVANTPLPAKGFEFQVASLQLLKTNMRIVEVPYTFSARALGKSKLGLRDMLRFFVAVLRIALS; encoded by the coding sequence ATGGCATCGCCGCAGGGGATTTGTGTCGTGGTGCCAACCTACAATGAGAAGGAGAACGTCCCGAAGCTGGTCGACGAGGTAAGGAATTGCGCGATACAAGGGCTCAGTTTGCTGTTCGTCGATGACTCGAGCCCGGACGGGACGTCGGAACTCGTGCGGGGGATCTCCTCTCGGGAACCCTGGGTGAGGCTCCTCGTCCGTACTGAGAAGAGAGGGATCGGGAGCGCGTACCAGGACGGGTTCAAAGAAGCAATCTCAACCCTGGCCCCAGAGATCATCGTCGAGATGGACGCGGACCTCCAGCACCCACCCTCGGCCATCGCCGAGCTGGTCAAGACTGTAAGGGGCGGGGCCGATGTCGCAGTAGGCTCGAGGTACATCGCAGGCGGTTCGGTTTCAGGATGGAACTTCTGGAGGAGGGTCGTCAGCAAGGGAGCGAACGGGTATGCGAGGACATTGCTCGGCCTCCCGGTCAGGGACTCGACGTCAGGCTTCCGGGCCTACGGGGCGAAGGCAGCCGCCGAAGTGGCGAACACCCCCCTGCCTGCCAAGGGATTCGAGTTTCAGGTAGCATCCCTCCAACTTCTGAAAACGAACATGAGAATCGTCGAGGTCCCGTACACCTTCTCCGCAAGAGCTCTAGGAAAGTCCAAACTAGGACTTCGGGACATGCTGAGGTTCTTTGTCGCGGTCCTCAGGATCGCGCTTAGTTGA
- a CDS encoding DegT/DnrJ/EryC1/StrS family aminotransferase — MDFIPINVPILGEEEKASVLSVLESGKLTDASYEGGKYVKEFEAKVRRLLGVKHVVAVNSGTAALHSSLLALGVKAGDEVVIPSFTFVATANVVLACGAKPVFVDTKKDYNLDPVLFRRAITKRTRAVIPVHLYGYPADMDEINETAATHSISVVEDAAESLGAEYKGKQTGTLSDAGCFSMYATKVATSGEGGAVSTNSDEMEEKLRLVRNHGMVHGYDTRHLGFNYRMPEIPAAIASSQMDKLAGFLKARARNAKLLGQEISMVEGSEFTQDALDRTHAYYLYTLRLRKNRDKVLKRLNEAGIGAAVYFKLPVHKTPLYVRLGYGRRTLRNTEEASNHVLSLPVHPRLGPEEIKRVAGSFIAATRGLL, encoded by the coding sequence TTGGACTTCATCCCGATCAACGTGCCCATCCTGGGCGAGGAGGAGAAGGCTTCAGTCCTGTCTGTGCTTGAAAGCGGGAAGCTCACCGACGCGTCCTACGAGGGGGGCAAGTACGTGAAGGAGTTCGAGGCCAAGGTGCGGAGGCTCCTAGGGGTGAAGCACGTCGTCGCGGTGAACTCGGGGACAGCCGCGCTGCACTCGAGCCTCCTGGCGCTTGGGGTCAAGGCTGGGGACGAAGTGGTCATTCCATCGTTCACTTTTGTGGCGACCGCGAACGTGGTGCTCGCGTGCGGGGCGAAGCCCGTCTTCGTGGACACGAAGAAGGACTATAACTTGGACCCGGTCCTTTTCAGGAGGGCGATCACGAAGCGAACGAGGGCTGTGATACCCGTACACCTCTACGGCTACCCGGCAGACATGGACGAGATCAATGAGACTGCGGCGACCCACTCCATCAGCGTGGTCGAAGACGCAGCGGAATCCCTTGGTGCGGAGTACAAGGGCAAGCAGACAGGAACGCTGTCAGACGCGGGTTGCTTCAGCATGTACGCCACCAAGGTGGCGACCTCCGGCGAAGGGGGAGCGGTCTCCACGAACAGCGACGAGATGGAGGAAAAGCTCCGGCTTGTGAGGAACCACGGCATGGTCCACGGCTATGACACCAGGCACCTGGGTTTCAACTACCGGATGCCCGAGATCCCAGCGGCAATCGCTTCGTCCCAGATGGACAAGCTCGCGGGGTTCTTGAAAGCACGAGCACGAAACGCGAAGCTCCTCGGGCAGGAAATCTCCATGGTCGAAGGGTCTGAGTTCACCCAGGACGCCCTTGACAGGACCCACGCGTACTATCTGTACACCTTGCGCCTCAGGAAGAACAGGGACAAGGTCCTCAAGAGGCTCAACGAAGCGGGCATCGGGGCTGCAGTCTACTTCAAGCTCCCGGTCCACAAGACACCGCTGTACGTCCGGCTCGGCTATGGCAGAAGGACCCTCAGGAACACTGAGGAGGCCTCGAACCACGTCCTCTCCCTCCCTGTCCATCCTAGGCTCGGCCCCGAAGAGATCAAACGAGTCGCCGGGTCGTTCATCGCTGCAACCCGCGGCCTCCTCTAG
- a CDS encoding DNA-directed DNA polymerase I, protein MQSVAQSKNLAKQLAELTRPVTELDESLLASATYDGDLRLAVLKFYDQKSGRFWLWKDNTRHRPYCYTRLGLDELGEIRARKDVIEITEEEKLDLLNDTRVKMRKIITTDPLAIGGGNDSIRDRVKAWEADIKYYENYAYDKGLKMGTYYRVSKGNVIPVAHPVPEKVARSLDDLLRRNPPEFAPYLKEWAQLLGEPLCEFKRIALDIEVANEASRLPDPEDPKRPVIAVSFFNESEQTVYVLRSGKDAGELGGRPYTVQLFEDEAELLRAVMAKILEYPIIITFNGDDFDLRYLQHRAERLGIQEGENPIQLERVAASLKHGVHIDLYQFFRNRSIQVYAFSNRYSEHTLNGISEALLNKSKIEFDGEIGDLPLAELAGYCLNDSQLTYELTSMAGSVVMKLLLVISRIGKMPINDVSRLGVSNWIRSMLFFEHRKMGALIPRQDELAEKGGASSQAIIKGKKYKGGLVIEPKPGVFFDVSVLDFASLYPSLIKVHNLSYETVDCVHEECRSNTVPDTSSWVCTKRKGITSLVTGSLRDLRVSHYKPLTRDATLSKEDRELYNVVTQGLKVFLNAIYGSMGFETFAFYCLPVAEATAALGRDAITKTIKKCGELGINVLYSDTDSIFLQNPSKEQVSAVERWANADLGVELDLDKTYRYVAFSSRKKNYFGVLPDGTADIKGLTGKKSQTPEYLKETFYTALDILSQVKTESDFEKARADTRALLTRMIGQLKKKEVPVEKLAFNVMMGKPTEKYNGTTPQHVRAAKLLEARGREIKAGEIIAYVKTKNPPYVKPVELAKVEEVDADKYIEYAHSMFDQMLDALDFSFDEIMGATTLDFFWS, encoded by the coding sequence ATGCAATCGGTCGCCCAGAGCAAGAACCTAGCGAAGCAGCTTGCGGAGCTGACTAGGCCCGTCACCGAGCTTGACGAATCCCTCCTTGCCTCGGCCACCTACGACGGGGACCTACGCCTTGCCGTCCTGAAGTTCTACGACCAGAAGTCGGGAAGGTTTTGGCTCTGGAAGGACAACACTCGGCACCGGCCCTACTGCTACACGAGGCTGGGGCTGGATGAGCTGGGGGAGATCAGGGCCAGGAAGGACGTCATCGAGATTACCGAAGAGGAGAAGCTCGACCTCCTGAACGATACCCGGGTGAAGATGAGGAAGATAATCACCACCGACCCCCTGGCGATAGGCGGAGGGAACGACAGCATCAGAGACCGGGTGAAGGCCTGGGAAGCGGACATCAAGTACTACGAGAACTACGCCTATGACAAGGGCCTGAAGATGGGGACCTACTACAGGGTCTCCAAGGGGAACGTGATCCCCGTGGCCCACCCTGTCCCCGAGAAGGTAGCGCGTTCGCTCGACGACCTATTGAGGCGGAATCCCCCAGAATTCGCTCCGTATCTGAAAGAATGGGCCCAGCTCCTTGGTGAGCCGCTCTGCGAATTCAAGCGGATAGCCCTGGACATCGAGGTGGCCAACGAAGCGTCGCGCCTCCCCGACCCCGAGGACCCGAAGCGCCCGGTGATTGCCGTGTCCTTCTTCAACGAGAGCGAGCAGACTGTCTACGTCCTGCGGAGCGGCAAGGACGCGGGGGAGCTCGGAGGGAGACCGTACACGGTTCAGCTGTTCGAAGACGAGGCGGAGCTGCTCAGGGCGGTCATGGCCAAGATCCTGGAGTACCCAATCATAATCACCTTCAACGGAGACGATTTCGACCTCCGATACCTGCAGCACAGGGCCGAGAGGCTCGGGATCCAGGAAGGAGAGAACCCCATCCAGTTGGAGAGAGTCGCAGCGTCGCTGAAGCACGGGGTTCACATAGACCTCTATCAGTTCTTCAGGAACCGGTCGATCCAGGTCTACGCCTTCAGCAACAGGTACTCGGAGCACACGCTCAACGGCATCTCCGAGGCCCTCCTGAACAAGTCGAAGATCGAGTTCGATGGCGAAATAGGCGACCTTCCACTGGCCGAGCTGGCAGGCTACTGCCTGAACGACTCGCAGCTCACCTACGAGCTGACTTCCATGGCGGGCTCGGTGGTGATGAAGCTCCTGCTTGTCATCTCGAGGATCGGGAAGATGCCCATCAACGACGTGTCGCGGCTGGGAGTCTCCAACTGGATCCGGAGCATGCTCTTCTTCGAGCACCGGAAGATGGGAGCACTGATTCCCAGGCAGGACGAGCTCGCGGAGAAGGGGGGCGCCTCATCTCAGGCGATAATCAAGGGGAAGAAGTACAAGGGAGGACTCGTGATCGAGCCGAAGCCCGGGGTGTTCTTCGACGTCTCGGTCCTGGACTTCGCAAGCCTCTACCCTAGCCTGATCAAGGTCCACAACCTGTCCTACGAGACTGTCGACTGCGTCCACGAGGAATGCCGTTCCAACACAGTTCCCGACACCTCCTCCTGGGTCTGCACCAAGAGGAAGGGGATCACCAGCCTAGTCACGGGTTCCCTGAGGGACCTACGGGTCAGCCATTACAAGCCCCTGACCAGGGACGCGACTCTAAGCAAAGAGGATAGGGAGCTGTACAACGTCGTAACCCAGGGCCTCAAGGTCTTCCTCAACGCCATCTACGGCAGCATGGGTTTCGAGACCTTCGCGTTCTACTGCCTCCCCGTCGCGGAGGCGACCGCGGCCCTGGGGCGGGACGCCATCACGAAGACCATAAAGAAGTGCGGCGAGCTGGGGATCAACGTCCTCTACAGCGACACGGACTCGATCTTCCTGCAGAACCCCTCGAAGGAGCAGGTCTCAGCGGTAGAGAGATGGGCGAACGCCGACCTGGGAGTGGAACTGGACCTGGACAAGACCTACCGCTACGTGGCGTTCAGCAGCCGGAAGAAGAACTACTTCGGGGTGCTCCCCGACGGGACGGCGGACATAAAGGGTCTGACTGGGAAGAAGTCTCAGACCCCCGAGTACCTGAAGGAGACCTTCTACACCGCGTTGGACATCCTCAGCCAGGTCAAGACAGAGTCCGACTTCGAGAAGGCGAGGGCCGATACGAGGGCGCTCCTGACCAGGATGATCGGCCAGCTCAAGAAGAAGGAGGTCCCGGTCGAGAAGCTGGCGTTCAACGTCATGATGGGGAAGCCCACGGAGAAGTACAACGGGACGACCCCCCAGCACGTCAGGGCTGCGAAGCTGCTGGAAGCGCGGGGGAGGGAGATCAAGGCCGGGGAGATCATAGCCTACGTGAAGACGAAGAACCCGCCCTATGTGAAGCCCGTAGAGCTGGCCAAAGTGGAAGAAGTAGACGCGGACAAGTACATCGAGTACGCCCATTCGATGTTCGACCAGATGCTGGACGCCCTGGACTTCAGCTTCGACGAGATAATGGGAGCGACGACCCTGGACTTTTTCTGGTCCTAG
- a CDS encoding mechanosensitive ion channel family protein, whose product MFPQALGLTFLQLVTTPITNSTSVTTAQFATGRPLLLTFAYVVVALAAIILVGTLFGRLVERLAKRAGAPKSVSSSVRQWVALLMILAAAAAVTGIAGISSTYTSLTLSGIGGLAVTLALQTTLSNIIAGVLMLRDGVLRLGDVIEFGSTKGEVVRLNMRTTWVRTGEGVIAIIGNSNLSAGPILNHTAGARLGKKLAV is encoded by the coding sequence TTGTTCCCTCAAGCGCTGGGTTTGACCTTCCTGCAGCTCGTCACTACTCCCATCACAAATTCGACCAGCGTCACCACCGCCCAGTTCGCGACAGGTCGGCCCCTCCTCCTGACCTTCGCCTACGTAGTGGTGGCCCTGGCGGCGATCATCTTAGTCGGGACTCTGTTCGGCCGGCTGGTCGAGCGGCTGGCAAAGCGGGCGGGGGCCCCGAAGTCAGTCTCGAGTTCGGTCAGGCAGTGGGTCGCTCTCCTGATGATACTTGCCGCTGCCGCGGCCGTCACGGGCATAGCCGGAATCTCCTCCACCTACACCTCTCTGACCCTTTCTGGTATCGGAGGCCTAGCAGTCACCCTGGCCCTCCAGACCACCCTGTCCAACATAATCGCCGGGGTGCTGATGCTGAGAGATGGGGTACTTCGCCTAGGGGATGTGATCGAATTCGGGTCCACCAAGGGGGAGGTGGTGCGACTGAACATGAGGACCACCTGGGTCAGGACTGGAGAGGGCGTCATCGCCATCATCGGCAACAGCAACCTCTCGGCCGGACCCATCCTCAATCATACGGCCGGCGCACGCCTGGGGAAGAAACTCGCGGTCTAG
- a CDS encoding GyrI-like domain-containing protein has product MAEPEVKFTVCPKVFVASIKRNGPYSGVAAAIRELKEWIDSKGIEQAGHPFCLFYDNPTETPESELRSEVCIPVVKPFRAEGRVESRELPETAVAETRHKGPAEDFSKTYGPFLEGLLRGGYRNIGPAREYFMTVADVTGPGAGFLIQQPLEKC; this is encoded by the coding sequence TTGGCCGAACCAGAGGTCAAATTCACAGTCTGTCCGAAGGTCTTCGTGGCCTCCATCAAGAGGAACGGTCCCTACTCCGGGGTCGCGGCGGCAATCAGAGAGCTCAAGGAGTGGATCGATTCCAAGGGCATCGAACAGGCGGGCCATCCGTTCTGCCTGTTCTACGACAACCCGACGGAAACTCCAGAGTCGGAGCTGAGGAGCGAGGTCTGCATCCCGGTCGTGAAGCCCTTCAGAGCCGAAGGGAGGGTGGAATCGAGGGAACTGCCAGAGACAGCGGTGGCAGAGACGCGGCACAAAGGGCCTGCGGAGGACTTCTCCAAGACCTACGGGCCGTTCCTGGAGGGGCTGCTCAGGGGCGGCTACAGGAACATCGGCCCCGCACGTGAGTACTTCATGACAGTCGCCGATGTCACCGGCCCCGGCGCCGGATTCCTCATCCAGCAACCCCTCGAGAAGTGCTAG
- a CDS encoding acyltransferase — MRQNRSESRVKIALVQMAATYDYDANIARATSLVSEASERGGQIVCLPELFYSRYFPRTKGGEQAPETIPGPTSDSLSKAAKAARVVLVGGSIYEKRGRSRYNTSVVFDERGKMVGRYSKVHVPQDSHYYEQDYFSPGKRYTVVDTDRGKVGALICFDQWFPEAARVNRLMGAQMLFYPTSIGWVKGIDPVEGDWHEAWEAVQRGHAIANSLVVCAANRVGVEGDMTFWGGSFVCDQFGKILVRADDREGVYIAECDLGLGPEVEEGWGFQKLRKPATYGRIVK, encoded by the coding sequence ATGAGACAGAATCGTTCAGAGTCGCGTGTCAAGATAGCCCTGGTGCAGATGGCCGCGACCTACGACTACGACGCCAACATCGCCCGGGCAACGAGCCTGGTGTCGGAGGCGTCGGAAAGGGGCGGGCAGATCGTGTGCCTTCCCGAGCTGTTCTATTCCCGATATTTTCCGAGGACCAAGGGGGGGGAGCAGGCTCCCGAAACCATCCCAGGTCCCACATCCGACTCCCTCTCGAAGGCTGCGAAAGCAGCCAGGGTGGTCCTCGTGGGAGGGTCAATCTACGAGAAGAGGGGAAGGTCTCGCTACAACACCTCCGTCGTCTTCGACGAGCGGGGGAAGATGGTCGGAAGGTACAGCAAGGTCCACGTCCCCCAGGACTCGCACTATTACGAGCAGGACTACTTCTCCCCGGGGAAGAGGTACACTGTGGTGGACACCGACCGGGGGAAGGTGGGGGCTCTCATCTGCTTCGACCAATGGTTCCCCGAGGCGGCGAGGGTCAACAGGCTGATGGGCGCGCAGATGCTCTTCTATCCGACTTCCATCGGCTGGGTGAAGGGGATAGACCCGGTCGAGGGTGACTGGCACGAAGCCTGGGAGGCGGTCCAGAGGGGCCACGCGATCGCGAACAGCTTGGTGGTCTGTGCGGCCAACAGGGTCGGGGTCGAAGGAGACATGACTTTCTGGGGTGGCTCTTTCGTCTGCGACCAATTCGGGAAGATACTGGTCCGGGCGGACGACAGGGAAGGGGTCTACATTGCCGAGTGCGACCTCGGGCTGGGGCCCGAAGTGGAGGAAGGGTGGGGCTTCCAGAAGCTCCGCAAGCCGGCCACCTACGGACGGATTGTAAAGTAG
- a CDS encoding agmatine deiminase family protein — MDPTWSMPAEWERHEATWLSWPKNPDTFPPEVLPGVEAAYTTMVDALSRGEKVRVLVDDLNEERRVADVLSGIDNIEFHRFRTADVWVRDYGPIYVRGRGQALTKWMFNAWGGKYDDLMEDSLAGDRIADSAGLPVFRPGIVLEGGSVEVNGRGTLMTTEQCLLNPNRNPTLSRAQIEEYLHDFLGGRKIVWLKSGIEGDDTDGHIDDIARFVGPYRVACATEENAKDPNHGVLAKNRAILESASDQDGRKLEVVSLPMPRRADSQFGRLPASYANFYIGNAVVLVPAFGCEQDEEARETLRREFPGRRIVSIDCRGLVYGLGTLHCVTQQVPVSE, encoded by the coding sequence ATGGACCCGACCTGGTCGATGCCCGCGGAATGGGAGAGGCACGAAGCGACCTGGCTGTCATGGCCGAAGAATCCAGACACCTTCCCCCCGGAAGTACTCCCGGGGGTCGAGGCTGCTTACACGACCATGGTCGACGCCCTCTCGCGAGGGGAGAAGGTCAGGGTCCTCGTTGACGACCTGAACGAGGAACGAAGGGTTGCGGACGTCCTCTCTGGGATCGACAACATCGAGTTCCACAGGTTCAGGACCGCAGACGTGTGGGTCAGAGACTACGGCCCCATCTACGTCCGTGGGCGAGGTCAGGCGCTCACCAAGTGGATGTTCAACGCCTGGGGCGGGAAGTACGACGACCTGATGGAGGACAGCCTCGCCGGAGACAGGATCGCCGACTCTGCCGGACTTCCGGTCTTCAGGCCCGGGATTGTCCTGGAAGGAGGGTCGGTCGAAGTGAACGGACGGGGGACCCTCATGACGACGGAGCAGTGCCTCCTGAATCCGAACAGGAATCCGACCCTCTCCAGGGCCCAGATCGAAGAGTATCTACATGACTTCCTTGGAGGCCGCAAGATCGTCTGGTTGAAGTCTGGCATCGAAGGGGACGACACCGACGGGCACATCGACGACATCGCAAGGTTCGTAGGCCCCTACCGAGTCGCCTGTGCGACAGAGGAGAATGCGAAGGACCCCAACCACGGAGTCCTCGCCAAGAACAGGGCCATCCTTGAGTCAGCCTCCGACCAGGATGGAAGGAAGCTTGAAGTCGTCAGCCTCCCGATGCCAAGAAGGGCGGATTCGCAGTTCGGAAGGCTGCCAGCTAGCTACGCCAACTTCTACATCGGCAACGCGGTGGTGCTCGTACCCGCCTTCGGATGCGAGCAGGACGAAGAGGCAAGGGAGACACTGAGGCGCGAGTTCCCCGGCAGAAGGATAGTCAGCATCGACTGCAGGGGCCTCGTCTACGGGCTGGGCACTCTCCACTGCGTGACCCAGCAGGTTCCAGTCTCAGAATAG
- the thrS gene encoding threonine--tRNA ligase: protein MRILQLHVDFIEYEPIKKEIPGAEEAEKGKVREEDTVVLFTAVEKGDDGEVAAKAVGELKAFLKNLGANRVMIYPFAHLSSDLARPADALPVLEAMEREAKNAGIETSRSPFGWNKAYQLKVKGHPLAEMSRSYSKGVKPAPEQQKPPHPRRELSEGELLARIKKSDFGTLPETDHRVIGERLDLFSFQEPSPGMVYWHDKGLTLRNLLVQFIMAELRRRGYIEVSSPALANMTLWRVSGHDEHYKENMFLTSLGEEELGLKPMNCPSIFLIYKSRRWSFRELPVRFADFDPVYRNELSGVATGLFRVKVLSQDDAHIFAPEEKAESELVGLLDLLDKMYSVFGLKYKVKISTRPDEHMGSVEEWERATKTLVKAVEAKGLAYEVKDKEGSFYAPKIDVDIKDSLGREWQCGTIQLDLQMPKRFKLAYTGSDGKEHVPVVIHRTIYGSLERFIGIILEHYKGALPVWVSPVQACVIPLSDEHLVYSQEVLSELRAAGVRAEGYFESGTMGSKIRNAQLQKIPYMLVVGKKEEDSKTVSVRTRAGEQEQGVRLESFIGRVASDVAANR from the coding sequence TTGAGGATCCTCCAGCTCCACGTAGACTTCATCGAATACGAGCCTATCAAGAAAGAAATCCCCGGAGCCGAGGAGGCGGAGAAGGGGAAGGTCAGGGAGGAGGATACGGTCGTCCTGTTCACCGCTGTGGAAAAGGGGGACGACGGAGAGGTAGCTGCGAAGGCAGTGGGGGAGCTCAAGGCCTTCCTGAAGAACCTCGGAGCGAACAGGGTGATGATCTATCCGTTCGCGCACCTGAGCAGCGACCTGGCAAGGCCTGCCGACGCCCTCCCCGTCCTCGAGGCGATGGAGAGGGAGGCGAAGAACGCCGGAATCGAGACGTCTAGGTCTCCCTTCGGCTGGAACAAGGCCTACCAGCTGAAGGTCAAAGGCCACCCCCTGGCGGAGATGTCTCGCAGTTACTCCAAGGGGGTGAAGCCCGCCCCCGAGCAGCAGAAGCCCCCCCATCCGAGGAGGGAGCTCTCCGAAGGCGAGCTCCTCGCGCGGATCAAGAAGAGCGACTTCGGAACCCTCCCCGAGACGGACCACAGGGTCATCGGCGAACGCCTCGACCTGTTCAGCTTCCAGGAGCCCTCCCCGGGTATGGTCTACTGGCATGACAAGGGGCTCACCCTGAGGAACCTGCTGGTTCAGTTCATCATGGCGGAGCTCAGGAGGCGCGGATACATCGAAGTGAGCAGCCCTGCCCTGGCCAACATGACGCTCTGGAGGGTCAGCGGTCACGACGAGCACTACAAGGAGAACATGTTCCTGACGAGCCTGGGAGAAGAAGAGCTCGGACTCAAGCCCATGAACTGCCCCTCTATCTTCCTGATCTACAAGTCGCGCAGGTGGAGCTTCAGGGAGCTCCCGGTGAGGTTCGCAGACTTCGACCCGGTCTACAGGAACGAGCTGAGCGGAGTGGCGACTGGCCTCTTCCGCGTCAAGGTCCTCTCTCAGGACGACGCCCACATCTTCGCGCCCGAGGAGAAGGCCGAGTCCGAGTTGGTGGGCCTCCTCGACCTGCTCGACAAGATGTACTCGGTCTTCGGGCTGAAGTACAAAGTGAAGATCTCAACCAGACCCGACGAGCACATGGGAAGCGTGGAGGAGTGGGAGAGGGCAACCAAGACCCTTGTCAAGGCAGTCGAGGCCAAGGGGCTGGCCTACGAAGTCAAGGACAAGGAAGGCAGTTTCTACGCACCCAAGATAGACGTGGACATCAAAGACTCGCTGGGGAGGGAATGGCAGTGCGGTACAATCCAGTTGGACCTTCAGATGCCGAAGCGGTTCAAGCTGGCCTACACCGGGTCCGATGGGAAGGAGCACGTCCCCGTGGTGATTCACCGTACGATCTACGGCTCGCTCGAGCGGTTCATCGGGATCATCTTGGAGCACTACAAGGGGGCCCTTCCGGTCTGGGTGTCGCCGGTCCAGGCGTGCGTGATTCCCCTCTCAGACGAGCACCTTGTCTACTCGCAGGAAGTCCTCTCCGAGCTCCGAGCAGCAGGCGTCAGGGCCGAAGGGTACTTTGAAAGCGGCACCATGGGGTCGAAGATACGGAACGCCCAGCTTCAGAAGATCCCCTACATGTTAGTAGTGGGGAAGAAGGAGGAGGATTCGAAGACCGTCTCCGTCAGGACCAGAGCCGGAGAGCAGGAGCAGGGGGTCAGGCTCGAGTCCTTCATCGGCCGGGTCGCCTCAGACGTTGCCGCCAACCGCTAG
- a CDS encoding CDP-alcohol phosphatidyltransferase family protein: protein MLDRLRGRLKTYFWEIGKAFATLGLSPTGWTSVGLVVSFICAAAYWTAGQRGELTAGLLILLAGFLDIVDGAVARFTERMSKRGAFLDSTLDRVSEVAIFLGILAGGLASPVAVVLALSFSLLVSYSRARGESLGTSLSGVGIGERSERLLVLAVSSILGLVGWGVVLVAVLALFTFLERTARGAMSLK, encoded by the coding sequence ATGCTCGACAGGCTGAGGGGGCGACTCAAGACCTACTTCTGGGAGATCGGGAAGGCTTTCGCGACCCTGGGCCTCTCCCCGACGGGGTGGACCTCCGTCGGTCTGGTCGTCTCGTTCATCTGCGCAGCCGCCTACTGGACCGCAGGCCAAAGGGGGGAGCTCACCGCTGGGCTGCTTATCCTGCTGGCAGGGTTCCTCGACATAGTCGACGGAGCAGTGGCTCGGTTCACCGAGAGGATGTCGAAGAGAGGGGCGTTCCTCGATTCGACCCTTGACCGCGTGTCTGAGGTGGCAATCTTCCTGGGGATACTCGCCGGTGGCCTGGCGAGCCCCGTCGCCGTCGTACTCGCACTGTCGTTCAGCCTGCTGGTCAGCTACTCGCGCGCGAGGGGGGAGTCCCTAGGCACGAGCCTTTCTGGGGTCGGCATTGGGGAGCGGAGCGAGAGACTGCTCGTCCTCGCAGTTTCGTCCATTTTGGGCCTGGTCGGCTGGGGCGTGGTGCTGGTAGCGGTCTTGGCTCTCTTCACCTTCCTTGAGAGGACGGCGAGGGGAGCGATGAGCCTGAAGTAG
- a CDS encoding peptidylprolyl isomerase, with protein MSYKPRNRVQTRVVTGRRVASVLVAVLLATSAWFAYETYFVKPAPEYATVYTTKGSFEIELFPAAAPATVANFVNLADSGFYNDQVWHRIFPGLLIQTGDPNTRGGLTNRSTWGVGGSSQTVPLEIDRSLHNYQGYVGMARKEANNSGTSQFYINLSNSTLNRSLDGNYTVFGKVVSGWSVVQSIADVPTYAYGLKFAGQPIDPVFVNVIVISKSP; from the coding sequence TTGTCCTACAAGCCCAGGAACAGGGTGCAGACGAGGGTCGTGACCGGCCGGCGAGTCGCTTCGGTCCTCGTAGCCGTACTCCTGGCCACTTCTGCCTGGTTTGCCTACGAGACCTACTTCGTCAAGCCTGCCCCAGAGTACGCCACGGTCTACACGACCAAGGGGTCCTTCGAGATCGAGCTCTTCCCGGCGGCCGCCCCAGCCACCGTGGCGAACTTCGTAAATCTCGCGGATTCTGGATTCTACAACGACCAGGTGTGGCATCGGATATTCCCGGGCCTGCTGATCCAGACTGGAGACCCGAACACCAGGGGCGGGCTGACAAACAGGTCGACCTGGGGGGTGGGGGGTTCGAGCCAGACCGTCCCCCTTGAGATCGACCGCTCGCTTCACAACTATCAGGGCTACGTAGGAATGGCCAGAAAGGAAGCGAACAACAGCGGCACCTCGCAGTTCTACATCAACCTGTCAAACAGCACCCTCAACCGCAGCCTTGACGGAAACTACACGGTGTTCGGGAAGGTCGTTTCTGGATGGAGCGTAGTCCAGTCCATAGCAGACGTGCCCACCTATGCCTACGGACTGAAATTCGCAGGACAGCCGATAGACCCGGTCTTCGTGAACGTTATCGTGATATCGAAGTCGCCCTAG
- a CDS encoding 30S ribosomal protein S26e, giving the protein MTKKRKSRGRSKGGKGRGGLIYCSNCGAAVPRDKAKKVTTRVSLVEPTLARELRAAGAYIASPTTTRYYCISCSVHYGIVKVRAASERRNW; this is encoded by the coding sequence TTGACCAAGAAGAGAAAGAGCCGAGGACGGTCCAAGGGAGGGAAGGGGCGCGGAGGATTGATCTACTGCAGCAACTGCGGCGCTGCCGTTCCCCGAGACAAGGCGAAGAAGGTCACAACCCGGGTGTCGCTTGTCGAACCCACCCTGGCAAGGGAGCTGAGAGCGGCGGGCGCGTACATCGCCTCCCCCACCACCACGCGGTACTACTGCATTAGCTGCAGCGTCCACTACGGCATTGTAAAGGTCAGAGCGGCGTCAGAAAGACGAAACTGGTAG